One genomic window of Halobellus limi includes the following:
- a CDS encoding RNA-guided pseudouridylation complex pseudouridine synthase subunit Cbf5: protein MRVPTLRDPPEERSVDDLLSFGVVNLDKPPGPSAHQVSAWARDRAGVGRAAHAGTLDPKVTGCLPILLGDATRLAQVFLEGTKEYVAVLELHGPAPADLDAVLAEFEGEIYQKPPRKSAVARRLRTREIHELDLLEVRERQALIRIRCESGTYVRKLCHDLGLAAGTGAHMGDLRRTATDPFDDTALVSTADLTDGLVFADEGDEGPLREVVAPAERALRHLPRLTVAFSAAEQIAEGAPVYAPGVVDVGDAVETAEKETLLACFTPDGAAVCLGRLVGDPTASTGEVVSLERVLV, encoded by the coding sequence CTGAGAGTGCCGACGCTCCGCGACCCGCCCGAGGAACGGTCGGTCGACGACCTGCTGTCGTTCGGCGTCGTCAACCTCGACAAGCCGCCGGGGCCCTCGGCCCACCAGGTGTCGGCGTGGGCCCGCGACCGAGCGGGCGTCGGCCGCGCCGCCCACGCGGGGACGCTCGATCCGAAGGTGACCGGCTGTCTGCCGATCCTGCTCGGCGACGCGACCCGGCTCGCGCAGGTGTTCCTCGAAGGCACGAAGGAGTACGTCGCGGTCCTGGAACTGCACGGCCCCGCGCCCGCAGACCTCGACGCCGTACTCGCGGAGTTCGAAGGCGAGATCTACCAGAAACCGCCCCGGAAGAGCGCCGTCGCGCGCCGCCTCCGAACCCGCGAGATCCACGAACTCGATCTCCTGGAGGTTCGCGAGCGGCAGGCCCTGATTCGCATCCGCTGTGAGAGCGGGACGTACGTCCGAAAGCTCTGTCACGACCTCGGACTCGCGGCGGGGACCGGCGCGCATATGGGCGATCTCCGCCGGACCGCGACGGACCCGTTCGACGACACGGCTCTGGTCTCGACCGCGGACCTGACGGACGGGCTCGTCTTCGCCGATGAGGGCGACGAGGGGCCGCTCCGCGAGGTGGTCGCGCCCGCCGAGCGAGCACTTCGGCACCTCCCGCGACTCACCGTCGCGTTCTCCGCGGCCGAACAGATCGCCGAGGGCGCGCCGGTGTACGCGCCCGGGGTCGTCGACGTCGGGGACGCCGTCGAGACGGCAGAGAAGGAGACGCTCCTCGCCTGCTTCACCCCCGACGGTGCCGCCGTCTGTCTCGGCCGGTTGGTGGGCGATCCGACGGCGTCGACCGGCGAAGTGGTCTCGCTCGAACGCGTCCTCGTCTGA